The following coding sequences are from one Spirochaetota bacterium window:
- a CDS encoding histidinol-phosphatase — MIRQNYHTHCNLCDGNNSIIELVEEAIKFNIEILGFSSHAPLPFFQDWVLTNEKLIIYFNEIEKAIKDYQDKITIKKSLEVDFIPGISSPQIFKEIYNLDYVIGSVHFLPSDEDNYLTVDGEDNDFKLILKTGFNNNIKKMVEYYYFLIEQMCIQNKIDIIGHFDLIKKNNKNSAFFDENENWYLQIVENTLKNIKIKSSNIPIFEINTGGIARGYIKEPYPSLKIISLLKKYNFDITVNSDCHNKENLLFYYDEIYNILKDIGFMQIMKLNEYNKWIGVKI, encoded by the coding sequence ATGATAAGGCAAAATTATCATACGCACTGTAATCTATGTGACGGAAATAATTCAATAATAGAACTAGTTGAAGAAGCTATAAAATTTAATATAGAAATATTGGGGTTCTCTTCTCATGCTCCACTACCATTTTTTCAGGACTGGGTTCTTACAAATGAAAAGTTAATTATATATTTTAATGAAATAGAAAAAGCAATTAAAGATTATCAGGATAAAATAACTATAAAAAAATCGTTAGAAGTAGATTTTATACCGGGAATTTCTTCACCTCAAATTTTTAAAGAAATATATAACCTAGATTATGTCATTGGTTCAGTTCATTTTCTTCCTTCAGATGAAGATAATTATTTAACTGTTGATGGAGAAGACAACGATTTTAAATTAATATTAAAAACTGGGTTCAATAATAACATAAAAAAAATGGTTGAATACTACTACTTTCTAATAGAACAGATGTGTATTCAAAATAAAATTGATATTATTGGTCACTTTGATTTGATAAAAAAAAATAATAAAAATAGTGCTTTCTTTGATGAAAATGAAAATTGGTACCTACAAATTGTCGAAAATACATTAAAAAATATAAAAATAAAAAGCTCAAATATTCCTATTTTTGAAATAAATACAGGTGGCATAGCAAGAGGATATATAAAAGAGCCTTATCCATCATTGAAAATAATTAGTTTACTAAAAAAATATAATTTTGACATTACTGTCAATTCTGATTGTCATAATAAAGAAAATTTATTATTTTATTATGATGAGATATATAATATTTTAAAAGATATTGGCTTTATGCAAATAATGAAATTAAATGAATACAATAAATGGATAGGAGTTAAAATATAA
- a CDS encoding L-serine ammonia-lyase, protein MESIKKIFKIGPGPSSSHTIGPSIALKKFLNKNFEIIKNDKRKIDKIIISLYHSLALTGKGHFTDKVLEEIIKKCVNSETNNKFTKNFNLQIDWKYDERLPYHPNGLKIKSIDQNGNIILQNIFYSIGGGDIVEEIDGKIIKEDSKEIYYYKKMEDILNYLKKSGKTFWEYVEEIEGKEIWDFLEEIWANMIKSIKNGLKSEGVLPGDPCLPRKASIYYTKSLGYKGTLKKRTQIFSFALAVAEENASGNIVVTAPTCGSAGVLPAVLYHIMTEYNIDNKKILKALATAGLIGNLVKNNGSISGAEVGCQGEIGTACSMASAAATQIFGGTPSQIEYAAEMGLEHHLGLTCDPVGGYVQIPCIERNAFAATRALDISIFSILSDGSHRISFDKIVEVMKKTGHDLPHIYKETSLGGLASIELE, encoded by the coding sequence ATGGAATCAATTAAAAAAATATTTAAAATAGGTCCTGGTCCTTCTTCAAGTCATACTATTGGACCATCTATTGCATTAAAAAAATTCCTTAATAAAAACTTTGAAATTATTAAAAATGATAAAAGAAAAATAGACAAAATAATAATCTCTTTATATCATTCACTTGCTTTAACTGGGAAAGGTCATTTTACTGATAAAGTATTGGAAGAAATTATAAAAAAATGTGTTAATAGTGAAACAAATAATAAATTTACTAAAAATTTTAATTTACAAATAGATTGGAAATACGATGAAAGATTACCTTATCATCCAAATGGTCTAAAAATAAAAAGTATTGATCAAAATGGGAATATTATCTTACAAAACATATTTTATAGCATTGGTGGAGGAGATATTGTAGAAGAAATAGATGGCAAGATAATAAAAGAAGATAGCAAAGAAATTTATTATTACAAAAAAATGGAAGATATATTAAACTATTTAAAAAAAAGTGGTAAAACCTTTTGGGAATACGTAGAAGAAATTGAAGGTAAAGAAATATGGGATTTTTTGGAAGAAATATGGGCTAATATGATAAAAAGTATAAAAAATGGGTTAAAAAGTGAAGGCGTATTACCAGGTGATCCTTGCCTTCCAAGGAAAGCCTCCATCTATTATACAAAATCTCTTGGTTATAAAGGTACACTGAAAAAAAGAACTCAAATTTTTTCATTTGCTTTAGCAGTTGCAGAAGAAAATGCCTCTGGAAACATTGTTGTAACAGCTCCTACATGTGGCTCAGCTGGTGTACTTCCAGCAGTTTTATATCACATTATGACAGAGTACAATATTGATAATAAAAAGATATTAAAAGCTCTGGCGACTGCAGGCTTGATTGGAAATCTTGTAAAAAATAATGGCTCAATTTCTGGTGCTGAGGTTGGCTGCCAAGGAGAAATTGGAACAGCTTGTTCTATGGCTTCTGCTGCAGCTACTCAAATATTTGGGGGAACACCTTCTCAAATTGAATATGCGGCAGAAATGGGGCTTGAACACCATCTAGGACTTACATGTGATCCTGTTGGAGGTTATGTTCAAATTCCATGCATTGAAAGAAATGCTTTTGCTGCAACAAGAGCATTGGATATATCAATTTTCTCTATTTTATCAGATGGCTCACACAGAATATCATTTGATAAAATAGTAGAAGTTATGAAAAAAACTGGACACGACCTACCTCATATCTATAAAGAAACATCCCTTGGAGGACTTGCAAGTATAGAGTTAGAATAA
- a CDS encoding 4Fe-4S binding protein, translated as MKEIKKENIKINREVPSYNLLAKIIIFLLMLILLFFFNLFNANDNISKLSGILVILFLFYLFFKIIQTGEISKYRRILFIFSAATFFPTFIAMLIEERGTMFLSYKEIFLNETPFCHIVIPMVILPYFLEKILIFPARLTGHFAAFYAMVVIFILSCLTVGRGFCSWVCFYGGWDECSSRIFKRKFINIPEKFKNIRYLNFAFLLAIILTSLASFSPSYCTWFCPWKLITEYEQLVNFSTMFSFIFTVLIFFTTVIIFPILTKKRTHCMSFCPYGALASLLDKLSLFRVRVNFDKCVKCLRCANVCPVMAIDEQKIKYEKNPILTTCLKCGECIDKCQVRALEYVSFYHNDFEKKINSKNTRDNNYSEGTLKKIDKKISKINVYLKNTFLQIFSAHTLMIFSGFLIGSIILGGFAQGTIYRLINLLLKGSFLLK; from the coding sequence ATGAAAGAAATAAAGAAAGAAAATATAAAAATAAATAGGGAAGTTCCCAGTTATAATCTATTAGCAAAAATTATTATTTTTTTACTCATGCTAATCCTTCTGTTTTTCTTTAATCTTTTTAATGCAAATGATAATATTTCAAAATTATCTGGGATTTTAGTAATACTTTTTTTATTCTATCTTTTTTTTAAGATTATTCAAACTGGCGAAATTTCAAAATATAGGAGAATTTTGTTTATTTTCAGTGCTGCTACTTTCTTCCCAACTTTTATAGCTATGCTTATTGAAGAGAGAGGTACTATGTTTTTAAGTTATAAAGAAATATTCTTAAATGAGACACCTTTCTGTCATATTGTTATTCCGATGGTCATATTACCTTATTTTTTAGAAAAGATACTTATTTTTCCAGCTAGATTAACAGGACATTTTGCAGCATTTTATGCTATGGTTGTTATTTTTATATTATCTTGTTTAACTGTGGGTAGAGGATTTTGCTCCTGGGTATGTTTTTATGGTGGATGGGATGAGTGTTCTTCAAGAATATTTAAAAGAAAATTTATCAATATTCCGGAAAAATTTAAAAATATTCGTTATTTAAATTTTGCTTTTTTATTAGCAATTATTTTAACTTCTCTTGCATCATTTTCTCCTTCATATTGTACCTGGTTTTGTCCTTGGAAGCTAATAACTGAATATGAACAACTTGTTAATTTTAGCACTATGTTTTCGTTTATTTTTACAGTTCTTATTTTTTTTACTACTGTTATTATTTTCCCTATTTTAACTAAGAAAAGAACCCATTGTATGAGTTTTTGTCCGTATGGGGCATTAGCATCTCTTTTAGATAAACTATCTTTATTTAGAGTAAGAGTTAATTTTGATAAATGTGTTAAATGTCTTAGATGTGCTAATGTCTGCCCTGTAATGGCAATTGACGAACAAAAAATTAAATATGAAAAAAACCCTATTTTAACAACTTGTTTAAAGTGTGGGGAATGTATCGATAAATGTCAAGTTAGAGCTTTGGAGTATGTTAGTTTTTATCATAATGATTTTGAAAAAAAAATAAATTCAAAAAATACTAGAGATAATAATTATTCAGAAGGAACCTTAAAAAAAATAGATAAAAAAATAAGCAAAATTAATGTTTATTTGAAAAATACATTTTTACAAATATTTTCTGCTCATACTTTAATGATTTTTTCAGGGTTTTTAATAGGAAGTATAATTCTTGGGGGATTTGCCCAAGGTACTATTTATAGATTAATAAATCTATTATTAAAAGGTTCATTTTTATTAAAATAG